In Nocardioides sp. JQ2195, a genomic segment contains:
- a CDS encoding L-threonylcarbamoyladenylate synthase, with translation MKYPITDESERESAVEAATVAVRNGDLVVFPTDTVYGLAADAFSEEAVRSLLAAKGRGREMPPPVLVSTATTLDALAVEVPAWAKALVERFWPGPLTVVCKQQPSLRWDLGDTRGTVAVRMPDEAVALAVLERTGPLAVSSANLTGQPAALDADSADDMLGDKVAVIIDGGRSRGEVPSTIVDATGEQGRILRRGAISLDELNEVLEPLGASITDEG, from the coding sequence GTGAAGTACCCGATCACCGACGAGTCCGAGCGCGAGTCAGCAGTCGAGGCTGCCACGGTCGCCGTACGCAACGGGGACCTCGTCGTGTTCCCGACCGACACGGTCTACGGACTGGCCGCGGACGCCTTCTCCGAGGAGGCGGTGCGGTCGCTCCTGGCCGCCAAGGGTCGTGGTCGCGAAATGCCGCCACCCGTCCTGGTGAGCACGGCGACCACCCTCGATGCGCTCGCGGTCGAGGTGCCGGCCTGGGCGAAGGCCCTCGTCGAACGCTTCTGGCCCGGCCCGCTCACCGTCGTCTGCAAGCAGCAGCCGTCGCTCAGGTGGGACCTCGGTGACACCCGCGGCACCGTGGCGGTGCGGATGCCCGACGAGGCAGTGGCCCTGGCGGTGCTGGAGCGCACCGGCCCGCTCGCCGTGAGCTCGGCCAACCTCACCGGCCAGCCGGCCGCGCTGGACGCCGACAGTGCCGATGACATGCTGGGGGACAAGGTCGCGGTGATCATCGACGGCGGTCGCTCGCGTGGTGAGGTGCCGTCGACGATCGTGGACGCGACCGGCGAGCAGGGCCGCATCCTGCGGCGTGGCGCGATCTCGCTCGACGAGCTCAACGAGGTGCTCGAACCGCTCGGCGCGTCCATCACGGACGAGGGCTGA
- the prmC gene encoding peptide chain release factor N(5)-glutamine methyltransferase produces the protein MSSAVRQSLNEATATLRDAGVASPDFDAAELLAFVLDTRRALLLISAPQPTPAQLEQYADLVARRARREPLQHLTGVAAFRHVELAVGPGVFVPRPETELLAGWAIEQARSLVGRVAGEEPAGVSGPPVVVDLCTGSGAIARAVADEVPTARVYAVELDEGAHRWAERNLDGTGVELRHGDMADAFDDLVGTVDVVVCNPPYIPLEAWESVAQEARDHDPHLALFSGDDGLVAMRVLERRAALLLRSGGVVGAEHADVQGDSAPEVFTATGRWSEVRDHPDLAGRARFVTARLAR, from the coding sequence CCTGACTTCGACGCAGCAGAGCTGCTCGCGTTCGTGCTCGACACCCGCCGAGCACTGTTGCTGATCAGTGCTCCGCAGCCGACTCCCGCCCAGCTCGAGCAGTACGCCGACCTGGTCGCCCGCCGTGCCCGTCGCGAGCCGCTGCAGCACCTGACCGGTGTCGCGGCCTTCCGTCACGTCGAGCTCGCCGTGGGGCCGGGCGTCTTCGTCCCCCGCCCGGAGACCGAGCTGCTCGCCGGGTGGGCCATCGAGCAGGCTCGCTCCCTCGTCGGTCGAGTGGCCGGCGAGGAACCAGCCGGCGTGTCGGGACCCCCGGTCGTGGTCGACCTGTGCACCGGCTCCGGCGCGATCGCGCGAGCCGTCGCCGACGAGGTACCCACCGCCCGGGTGTACGCCGTCGAGCTCGACGAGGGCGCCCACCGGTGGGCCGAACGCAACCTCGACGGCACCGGGGTGGAGCTGCGCCACGGCGACATGGCCGATGCGTTCGACGACCTGGTCGGCACCGTCGACGTGGTGGTCTGCAACCCGCCGTACATTCCCCTGGAGGCATGGGAGTCGGTGGCGCAGGAAGCGCGTGACCACGACCCGCACCTGGCCCTCTTCTCCGGTGACGACGGGCTGGTGGCCATGCGTGTGCTCGAGCGGCGTGCTGCGCTGCTGCTGCGCAGCGGGGGTGTGGTCGGCGCCGAGCATGCCGACGTGCAGGGCGATTCCGCCCCGGAGGTGTTCACCGCGACCGGACGGTGGAGCGAGGTGCGCGATCACCCCGACCTGGCAGGTCGTGCGCGCTTCGTCACGGCGAGGCTGGCACGATAG